Proteins encoded by one window of Flexibacter flexilis DSM 6793:
- a CDS encoding LamG-like jellyroll fold domain-containing protein — translation MKKLSLLISALLLSVSMMAQTYSTTGLTGYYKFENPNNLGAATVGSNLEVSSTAWVTPIADRNGTANSAVALGGGTSSYLNSQFSPSASFRKGSVSLATWVYIPNFNTASTYHTVAGVRYNATSSPYNSYLLAVQKSNQKVVFSYNNTGGVNVTLTSITALSANTWYHVAATYDSASHTATIYVNGTSEGIRTDGTGALKYNVGNPEFVVGNVVGAGGNSFVGRMDELFVYSRALTAVEVAKLYNECPITVKLANKGFAGKEALVLSSQTTPVKFKFSKGSNAVFHTQTAGDTLKLAQLTSLKKGAIYKYTVTNADSCKKYGRVAIRPTIPTTDLATYLSLADYGYGSNWGDSTGNGFHFNNTGATPAAGVSGVDSSAAYFNASSYLTSANNLPPNTSMSTAGWIKVMASESPNAYPTIFNVRHGENTPYNSFWVGALPSGKVQFIFSNTTVNDVVLTSNTSIQAGTWVHIAAVYDQTSGGKLYINGVLDNSLASTGNLVYNNRKIYIGGNGIDNHYFRGNIDEVLVYNRAITAAEVSQIYGNFGVVGIKNNMPSYKALALYPSPSQRNITVSAIEKGVLNIYSVEGKQMIQTAVNQGENTLNVADLPAGMYVATVVSKDAVQRTQFVKE, via the coding sequence ATGAAAAAACTAAGTTTACTTATTTCTGCGCTCTTGTTATCGGTGTCTATGATGGCTCAAACGTATTCAACTACTGGATTAACAGGTTATTATAAATTTGAGAATCCTAATAATTTAGGTGCGGCAACTGTAGGGTCTAACTTGGAAGTATCTTCGACTGCTTGGGTAACGCCTATTGCAGACCGTAATGGTACTGCTAATTCGGCAGTTGCTTTGGGTGGAGGCACTAGCTCTTATCTAAATTCTCAGTTTAGTCCAAGTGCCTCTTTTCGTAAAGGGTCTGTTTCCTTAGCGACATGGGTTTATATACCCAATTTCAATACAGCTTCTACTTATCATACTGTTGCAGGAGTTAGGTATAATGCTACTTCTTCTCCTTATAATTCTTATTTGCTTGCAGTTCAGAAAAGTAACCAGAAAGTTGTTTTTTCTTATAATAATACAGGCGGTGTGAATGTTACACTTACTAGTATTACTGCTTTAAGTGCTAATACATGGTATCATGTGGCTGCTACTTATGACTCTGCTTCGCACACCGCTACTATATATGTGAATGGTACATCAGAAGGAATAAGAACTGACGGTACGGGAGCTTTGAAGTATAATGTTGGTAATCCTGAATTTGTAGTGGGTAATGTTGTTGGTGCTGGCGGAAACTCCTTTGTTGGAAGAATGGACGAGCTTTTTGTATATAGCAGAGCTTTGACAGCCGTGGAAGTAGCCAAACTTTATAATGAATGTCCTATTACCGTGAAATTAGCCAATAAAGGCTTTGCTGGAAAAGAAGCCTTAGTTTTAAGCAGCCAGACAACACCTGTTAAATTCAAATTCTCGAAAGGTTCAAATGCTGTATTTCACACCCAAACTGCTGGCGATACATTGAAATTGGCACAATTGACGAGCCTAAAAAAAGGTGCTATTTATAAATATACTGTTACCAATGCTGATAGTTGCAAAAAATATGGAAGAGTGGCAATACGTCCTACGATTCCTACCACAGACCTTGCCACTTATTTGAGTCTGGCAGATTATGGTTATGGTTCAAACTGGGGCGATAGCACAGGCAATGGTTTTCATTTTAATAATACAGGTGCTACACCTGCCGCTGGCGTGAGTGGTGTGGATAGTTCTGCTGCCTATTTTAATGCTTCTTCATATTTGACATCAGCTAATAACTTGCCGCCTAATACTTCTATGTCGACTGCGGGCTGGATAAAAGTAATGGCCTCTGAAAGTCCTAACGCATATCCTACCATCTTTAATGTGCGTCATGGTGAAAATACACCTTATAACTCTTTTTGGGTTGGGGCACTACCTTCAGGTAAAGTTCAATTTATCTTTAGCAATACCACTGTAAATGATGTTGTTCTGACAAGTAATACTTCTATTCAGGCTGGTACTTGGGTACATATTGCTGCGGTTTATGACCAAACAAGTGGAGGAAAACTGTATATCAATGGGGTTTTAGATAACTCATTAGCATCTACTGGCAATTTGGTTTATAATAACCGAAAAATATATATTGGCGGAAATGGCATTGATAATCACTATTTCAGAGGAAATATAGATGAAGTATTGGTGTATAATCGTGCCATTACTGCGGCTGAAGTTTCTCAAATCTATGGTAATTTTGGAGTAGTAGGCATTAAAAATAATATGCCTTCTTATAAGGCATTGGCTTTGTATCCAAGCCCAAGCCAACGCAACATTACGGTTTCGGCTATCGAAAAAGGTGTGTTGAATATTTATTCGGTAGAAGGTAAACAAATGATACAAACCGCTGTAAATCAAGGAGAAAATACATTGAATGTAGCCGATTTGCCAGCAGGTATGTATGTGGCTACAGTGGTTTCGAAAGATGCAGTGCAACGCACGCAGTTCGTAAAAGAATAA
- a CDS encoding sensor histidine kinase, producing MLLKSYKQFIVSTFRQHYGRYAYNRAEFKRTVVSIQVIFVAILASFGFFVIDSWFGLWNHAILDLSMIVMFSASLKLFNTGRYGLGKFMVASYGSIIVLVNGSSQGREAGNHFLFFAIISGMFMLFSVRKERNYLLASLFITLFCLSFLELTDYHFSGFIPFNNQYTTTNYYFSLLVSLFMIAMFSYSYVSTHQSAEYKLEKLNERLRTQNLKLHKTNMELDSFVYKASHDLRSPLTSLLGLIEVMKLEPDTSKLSEYIELQTKMIKKLDSYIQDILNISKNSRVPLDISAINFEGMVNDTLNQLKYAQHYELINKHIYVKQETTFYSDNKRLSIVFNNLISNAIRYCDLSKQFPTLNVSIEVDLREARIEIYDNGIGIGREHINKLFAMFYRATSERTGSGLGLYIVKETVEKLGGRIKLTSELGKWTKFEIFLPNQEQSKRAISNY from the coding sequence ATGCTATTAAAGTCTTACAAACAATTTATTGTCAGTACATTTAGACAACACTATGGTCGCTATGCTTACAATCGTGCCGAGTTTAAACGTACTGTAGTTTCCATACAAGTCATTTTTGTTGCCATTTTAGCTTCTTTTGGTTTTTTCGTGATAGATAGCTGGTTTGGCCTTTGGAATCATGCTATCTTGGATTTAAGTATGATAGTTATGTTTTCGGCAAGCCTTAAACTTTTTAATACGGGACGTTATGGGCTGGGCAAATTCATGGTAGCCTCCTATGGAAGCATTATTGTCTTGGTAAATGGTTCTTCACAAGGTCGCGAAGCAGGCAATCATTTCCTCTTTTTTGCCATTATCAGCGGAATGTTTATGTTATTTTCCGTCCGAAAAGAACGCAACTACCTGCTAGCCAGCCTTTTTATAACACTTTTTTGCCTGTCTTTTTTAGAATTAACTGACTATCATTTTTCTGGTTTCATTCCTTTCAACAATCAATACACGACCACTAATTATTACTTTTCCTTATTGGTATCTCTGTTTATGATTGCAATGTTTAGTTACAGCTATGTCAGCACACACCAATCTGCCGAATACAAACTCGAAAAACTCAATGAACGCTTACGCACACAAAATCTAAAATTACACAAAACAAATATGGAGCTAGACAGCTTCGTGTACAAAGCATCACACGATTTGCGCTCTCCACTTACATCACTTTTGGGCTTAATTGAAGTGATGAAACTCGAACCTGATACGAGCAAACTAAGCGAATACATCGAGCTACAAACCAAAATGATAAAAAAACTGGATTCTTATATTCAGGACATACTCAATATTTCTAAGAACTCGCGCGTTCCTTTGGATATTTCGGCTATCAATTTTGAGGGAATGGTCAATGACACACTCAACCAACTCAAATACGCCCAACATTACGAACTGATCAACAAGCATATTTACGTAAAACAAGAAACCACTTTTTATTCGGACAACAAACGCCTTAGCATTGTATTTAACAACCTGATTTCTAACGCCATACGTTATTGCGATTTAAGCAAACAATTCCCTACACTCAACGTCAGTATAGAAGTAGATTTAAGAGAAGCCCGCATTGAAATATACGACAATGGAATCGGAATTGGTCGCGAACACATCAATAAACTTTTTGCCATGTTCTACCGCGCCACATCTGAGCGAACAGGCTCAGGATTAGGGCTTTATATCGTAAAAGAAACAGTCGAGAAATTAGGGGGGCGCATCAAATTAACTTCAGAATTAGGCAAGTGGACAAAATTTGAAATATTTTTACCCAATCAAGAGCAAAGCAAACGCGCTATTAGCAACTATTAA
- a CDS encoding YihY/virulence factor BrkB family protein — MTQPFSIQKWLSNTWSFTLQLKDAWDEDNCFRLAAALSYYTIFSLAPMIIIVISTAGYFFGKEAVAGQIFTQAKDIIGEEGALGLQNMVQNAYLQHDSFITKVIGGGTLIFSATATFTVLQDSLNTIWDVKAKPSKGWLKFLINRVLSFALVMAIGFLLLVSLVIHTILIALQSFIEQILDSFSVYLISTAQFAVSFGIITLMFAMMFKFLPDVRLRWRNVWRASILTAALFSVGRYLISLYLGNTNLASTYGAAASVVIIIMWVNYSALIFFLGAEYIHVYMLRRGENIWPSKQAVRIIRTEEPHQPH; from the coding sequence ATGACACAACCTTTTTCTATCCAAAAGTGGCTATCCAACACTTGGTCTTTTACCCTCCAACTCAAAGACGCATGGGACGAAGACAATTGTTTTCGGCTGGCGGCGGCACTCTCCTATTACACCATTTTTTCATTAGCCCCCATGATCATCATTGTGATTAGTACGGCTGGTTATTTTTTTGGGAAAGAAGCCGTTGCGGGACAAATTTTTACACAAGCCAAAGACATCATCGGCGAAGAAGGCGCACTCGGCCTTCAAAATATGGTACAAAATGCTTACTTACAACACGATAGCTTTATCACTAAAGTAATTGGCGGTGGGACGCTTATTTTTTCGGCTACGGCCACCTTCACGGTACTGCAAGATTCCCTCAACACCATTTGGGACGTAAAAGCCAAACCTTCCAAAGGTTGGCTTAAGTTTTTGATAAACAGGGTTTTATCATTTGCTTTGGTAATGGCTATCGGATTTTTACTGCTTGTTTCGCTAGTCATTCATACGATACTAATTGCCTTGCAAAGTTTCATCGAACAAATATTAGATAGCTTTTCGGTGTACTTGATTAGTACGGCACAATTTGCCGTTTCGTTTGGTATTATTACGCTCATGTTCGCCATGATGTTCAAGTTCCTACCCGACGTGCGCCTGCGTTGGCGAAACGTATGGCGTGCCTCTATTCTGACAGCCGCGCTGTTCAGCGTAGGGCGTTATCTTATCAGTTTATATCTGGGAAACACCAACTTAGCTTCTACTTACGGGGCGGCGGCTTCGGTCGTGATTATTATTATGTGGGTGAATTATTCGGCACTTATTTTCTTTTTGGGGGCGGAATATATACACGTTTATATGTTGCGCCGTGGCGAAAATATTTGGCCATCCAAGCAAGCCGTACGCATTATCCGCACCGAAGAGCCGCATCAGCCGCACTGA
- the lon gene encoding endopeptidase La, with protein sequence MSKRNKKNWSNLMLAENMDENNGVDMIPILSAEDEANIEKENFPEMLPILPVKNTVLFPGVVIPITVGRQKSIKLVKKAYKGDRVVGVVAQRNNSEEPTIDDLYKVGTVAKILKMLTLPDGNITIIIQGKRKFELAEITQQDPYLTAQISLLNDSFPDPKKKEIKALIQSLKETATRIVQLNPDIPNEALFALENIESPAFLTHFLSSNINADVSEKQILLETTDGEERANALLSALMRDVQLLELKNEIQSKVNSEIDQQQREYFIRQQIKMLQEELGQDSPEQEVEKLRARGFDKKWPEAVAKVFNKELDKLGRTNPMAAEYPVAINYVEWLADLPWNEYSKDNFNLQRAKKILDADHFGLEKVKERIIEYLAVLKLRNNMKAPILCLYGPPGVGKTSLGRSIAKALGRQYVRMSLGGVRDEAEIRGHRRTYVGAMPGRVVQHLKKSGTSNPVFILDEIDKLASDFRGDPASALLEVLDPEQNHTFADNYLEVDYDLSKVMFIATSNSLDTIHPALRDRMEIIEVSGYTLEEKVQIAKRHLIAKQKEENGIDIKELTIDTKAIAKIIDGYTRESGVRNLDRLIGKVMRKVARAIAMDEPFNKTLKTDDIVKYLGAEVFEKESYNDNKVAGVVTGLAWTQVGGEILFIESSLNKGRGKLTLSGQLGDVMKESAITALSYLKAHCDSLNIDYKLFDSYDVHLHIPAGAVPKDGPSAGITMFTSLASLFTQRKVRGQLAMTGEITLSGRVLPVGGIKEKVLAAKRAGIAEIIMSNKNRKDVEEIGDDYIKGLKFHYVERVSEVLDIALLQEKVKDAIELVAVATEKEKSH encoded by the coding sequence ATGAGCAAAAGAAATAAAAAAAATTGGTCGAATCTGATGTTAGCAGAAAACATGGACGAGAACAATGGCGTAGATATGATTCCTATTCTTTCAGCAGAAGACGAAGCCAATATCGAAAAAGAGAATTTCCCCGAAATGCTACCGATTTTGCCCGTTAAAAATACGGTATTATTTCCTGGTGTCGTAATTCCGATCACAGTAGGAAGACAAAAATCTATTAAACTTGTAAAAAAAGCCTACAAAGGAGATCGCGTCGTGGGTGTAGTGGCCCAACGCAACAACTCCGAAGAACCAACCATAGACGACCTTTATAAAGTCGGGACGGTAGCCAAAATTTTGAAAATGCTCACCCTCCCAGACGGCAATATTACGATTATCATTCAGGGCAAACGCAAATTTGAACTGGCCGAAATTACGCAGCAAGACCCCTATCTTACCGCGCAAATCAGCTTGCTCAACGACTCGTTTCCCGACCCCAAGAAAAAGGAAATCAAAGCCCTGATTCAGTCGCTGAAGGAAACGGCTACGCGTATCGTGCAGCTCAACCCAGACATTCCGAACGAAGCACTTTTCGCACTCGAAAACATCGAAAGTCCAGCGTTCTTGACGCACTTTTTGTCGTCGAACATCAACGCAGATGTATCTGAAAAACAAATACTTCTGGAAACTACTGACGGAGAAGAACGCGCCAATGCCCTACTTTCGGCACTCATGCGCGATGTACAATTATTGGAACTGAAAAACGAAATTCAGAGCAAAGTAAATTCAGAAATCGACCAGCAGCAACGCGAGTATTTTATCCGCCAACAAATCAAAATGTTGCAGGAAGAACTCGGCCAAGACAGTCCCGAACAAGAAGTTGAGAAACTACGCGCACGCGGATTTGACAAAAAATGGCCTGAAGCCGTTGCCAAAGTTTTTAATAAAGAACTCGACAAGTTAGGCCGTACCAACCCGATGGCTGCCGAATATCCCGTTGCCATCAACTACGTGGAATGGCTCGCCGATTTGCCTTGGAACGAATACAGCAAAGACAATTTCAATTTGCAACGCGCCAAAAAAATATTAGATGCCGACCATTTCGGTTTGGAAAAAGTGAAAGAACGCATCATCGAATATTTGGCTGTGTTGAAGTTGCGCAACAACATGAAAGCTCCGATTTTGTGTTTGTATGGCCCTCCTGGTGTTGGTAAAACTTCGTTGGGGCGTTCTATTGCCAAAGCCTTAGGCCGCCAATATGTGCGTATGTCGTTGGGCGGCGTGCGCGACGAGGCCGAAATTAGAGGTCACCGCCGCACGTATGTAGGCGCAATGCCAGGCAGAGTGGTGCAACATCTGAAAAAATCGGGCACCTCCAACCCCGTTTTTATTTTGGATGAAATAGACAAATTGGCTTCGGACTTTAGAGGCGACCCCGCGTCTGCGCTTTTGGAAGTGCTTGACCCAGAGCAAAATCATACGTTTGCCGACAACTATTTGGAAGTGGATTATGACCTCTCGAAAGTGATGTTCATTGCCACGTCCAACTCACTGGACACCATACACCCAGCCTTGCGCGACCGTATGGAAATAATCGAGGTGTCGGGCTATACGCTGGAAGAAAAAGTACAGATTGCCAAACGCCATTTGATTGCCAAACAAAAAGAAGAAAACGGCATCGACATCAAGGAATTGACCATTGACACGAAAGCCATTGCCAAGATTATCGACGGCTATACGCGCGAGTCGGGTGTTCGGAATCTGGACAGACTCATCGGCAAGGTAATGCGCAAAGTGGCGCGTGCGATTGCGATGGACGAACCATTTAACAAAACCCTCAAAACTGACGACATCGTCAAGTATTTGGGTGCGGAAGTTTTTGAAAAAGAAAGCTACAACGACAACAAAGTTGCGGGTGTGGTAACGGGTTTGGCTTGGACACAAGTCGGCGGCGAAATTCTTTTTATCGAATCGAGCTTGAACAAAGGACGCGGCAAACTGACGCTTTCGGGACAATTGGGCGACGTGATGAAAGAATCCGCGATAACGGCTCTCTCCTACCTGAAAGCGCATTGCGACAGCCTAAACATTGATTACAAGCTGTTTGATAGCTACGACGTGCATTTGCACATTCCTGCGGGAGCTGTGCCCAAAGATGGCCCGTCGGCTGGTATCACGATGTTTACGTCGTTGGCTTCGCTTTTCACGCAACGCAAAGTGCGCGGACAGTTGGCCATGACGGGCGAAATCACGTTGAGCGGACGCGTGTTGCCTGTGGGCGGTATCAAAGAAAAAGTGTTGGCCGCCAAACGCGCAGGCATCGCCGAAATCATTATGAGCAACAAAAACCGCAAAGATGTGGAGGAAATCGGCGACGATTACATCAAAGGCCTGAAGTTTCATTATGTGGAACGTGTGTCGGAGGTGTTGGACATCGCGCTTTTGCAAGAGAAAGTAAAAGATGCGATTGAGCTTGTAGCCGTTGCGACGGAAAAAGAAAAAAGCCACTAA
- a CDS encoding LamG-like jellyroll fold domain-containing protein: MKKLNLLISALSLSFSVMAQHPTDGLTGYYKFEDTGNLGVATAGAQLTMSSITYITPANNRFGTANKAVSMSMDSRLYSASESFRTGSVSVAAWVYVPNFAQMSDWSYVAGVRHLQFASPYNAYALMIPKGSKKAIFSYSNVGSADNTVTSTTVLSPNTWYHLAATYDAGTHTAKIYVNGVLEATGTSGTGNLQYSRELFEVGKVDAVGNCNYTGRIDELFTYNRALSATEITAVINSSVESTLVEHFKFNNGSLVGINGSTLEATPKAVSDRAGNADHAHYLATTAHVVAGSSVVGMPQGNADRSISLWFKRKSPITHTLFGYSDAENSFSIVIDNNLIANYKGSTPVTSKALNYDTLWHHVVVTHNGGTTTMYYDNVAQPSASATYTNNNTTLRIGRSAFSGNYIGFAIDDLYIYKVGLSAAEVASLYNAVPTSVKAEKSLFKALTLYPNPSQRNITVSATAKGALTIYSAEGKQMLQTSVNEGENTLNVAALPAGMYVATVVSEGAVQRTQFVKE; encoded by the coding sequence ATGAAAAAATTAAATTTACTCATTTCTGCATTGTCCCTATCGTTTTCGGTTATGGCACAGCATCCTACTGATGGTCTTACGGGCTATTATAAGTTTGAAGATACGGGCAACTTGGGTGTGGCCACTGCTGGAGCTCAGCTGACCATGAGTTCTATCACGTATATTACACCCGCTAATAATCGTTTTGGTACGGCCAATAAGGCTGTATCCATGTCAATGGATTCACGTTTGTATTCGGCCAGTGAGTCTTTTCGTACTGGCTCTGTTTCTGTTGCCGCATGGGTCTATGTGCCAAACTTCGCGCAAATGTCTGATTGGAGTTACGTGGCTGGTGTTCGACACCTGCAATTTGCTTCTCCGTACAACGCTTATGCTTTGATGATACCAAAAGGTAGTAAAAAGGCGATATTTAGTTATTCTAATGTAGGGTCGGCGGATAATACAGTAACATCGACTACTGTTCTTTCCCCTAACACGTGGTATCATTTGGCAGCTACTTACGATGCTGGTACACATACCGCTAAAATATACGTCAATGGTGTATTAGAAGCCACAGGTACTTCTGGAACTGGTAATTTGCAATACAGTAGAGAATTATTTGAAGTAGGAAAAGTTGATGCAGTAGGCAACTGTAACTATACTGGCCGTATCGATGAGCTATTCACTTATAATAGAGCATTATCGGCTACTGAAATTACCGCTGTCATTAATTCATCGGTTGAAAGTACATTAGTGGAACATTTCAAATTTAATAATGGCTCATTGGTAGGCATAAATGGCAGTACATTAGAAGCAACGCCGAAGGCTGTATCTGACCGAGCAGGCAATGCTGATCATGCGCATTATTTAGCTACTACTGCACATGTTGTGGCAGGTTCGTCTGTGGTTGGTATGCCGCAAGGCAATGCCGATAGAAGTATTTCTCTTTGGTTCAAAAGAAAATCTCCTATAACACATACATTGTTTGGCTATTCTGATGCAGAAAATTCATTTTCTATTGTAATAGACAATAATTTAATTGCTAATTATAAAGGTTCGACACCTGTTACAAGTAAAGCATTGAATTATGACACACTTTGGCATCACGTGGTTGTTACACATAACGGAGGAACTACGACAATGTATTATGATAACGTTGCACAACCTTCTGCTTCTGCTACTTATACCAATAATAATACAACACTTAGAATCGGACGTAGTGCTTTTAGTGGCAATTATATTGGGTTTGCGATAGATGATTTGTATATATATAAAGTAGGTTTGTCGGCTGCCGAAGTAGCCTCACTTTATAATGCTGTTCCTACGTCTGTAAAAGCAGAAAAATCATTGTTCAAAGCATTGACTTTGTATCCGAATCCAAGCCAACGCAACATTACGGTTTCTGCTACTGCTAAAGGTGCTTTGACTATCTATTCCGCTGAAGGCAAACAAATGTTGCAAACGTCTGTAAATGAAGGCGAAAATACATTGAATGTAGCTGCTTTGCCAGCAGGTATGTATGTGGCTACAGTGGTCTCGGAAGGTGCAGTGCAACGCACGCAATTTGTAAAAGAGTAA
- a CDS encoding AAA family ATPase: protein MIVNIKVENFMGFQRFEYAQPSPLTVIIGKNDTGKTSLLKLLYANTKALVRANRTAKEVNLKQIISEKLYNTFMPRRSGLGELVSKSEENALDLNMAFAGEHRFNLHYGFSASAKEMLGHCSSEIYPMPEGFNALFLPAKEVLTAAQAIKDSRRDDRFLDFDDTYTDIIDSLSIPAQKGKVVVALRHTSNMLEDLFEGEIIQNLQDTRNPFLFKKGNATFSMPLTAEGIKKIGILTTLIRNRELSRNTVLFLDEPETALHPQAQRKFAEMLYTISNIEGVQVFLSTHSYFMISQLAIIARREQRTVNCISIEKEAGKKFVDYQIHDLKNGLPDNSIIQEAQAMFREDMKVELGL, encoded by the coding sequence ATGATAGTTAATATTAAGGTAGAAAATTTTATGGGTTTTCAGCGATTCGAGTACGCGCAACCCAGCCCGCTTACGGTGATTATTGGCAAAAACGATACAGGCAAAACCAGTTTGCTTAAGTTGCTGTACGCCAATACCAAAGCGTTGGTGCGTGCCAATCGGACGGCTAAAGAAGTGAATCTCAAGCAAATTATCAGCGAAAAACTATACAATACTTTTATGCCGCGTCGCAGTGGCTTAGGCGAGTTGGTCAGCAAAAGCGAAGAAAATGCTTTAGACCTGAACATGGCTTTTGCAGGCGAACACCGTTTCAATTTGCATTATGGTTTTTCGGCTTCGGCCAAAGAAATGCTGGGACATTGTTCTTCCGAAATTTACCCGATGCCAGAAGGATTTAACGCTTTGTTTTTGCCTGCCAAAGAGGTACTTACAGCCGCGCAAGCCATCAAAGATTCGCGTCGCGACGACCGTTTTTTGGATTTTGACGACACTTACACCGACATTATTGACTCGTTGAGCATTCCCGCCCAAAAAGGAAAAGTAGTGGTTGCGCTCAGGCACACGAGCAATATGTTAGAAGATTTGTTTGAGGGCGAAATTATCCAAAACCTTCAGGACACGCGCAATCCGTTTTTGTTCAAAAAAGGAAATGCGACCTTTTCGATGCCGCTTACCGCCGAAGGCATCAAAAAAATTGGGATTCTGACAACGCTCATTCGCAACCGAGAACTTAGCCGCAATACGGTGCTGTTTCTGGACGAACCCGAAACGGCATTGCATCCGCAGGCGCAGCGCAAATTTGCCGAAATGCTTTACACGATTAGTAACATTGAGGGCGTGCAGGTGTTTTTGTCCACGCATAGTTATTTTATGATAAGCCAGTTGGCCATTATTGCGCGGCGCGAACAACGCACGGTTAATTGTATTTCTATCGAGAAGGAAGCAGGCAAGAAATTTGTTGATTATCAGATACATGACCTCAAAAACGGTTTGCCCGACAACAGCATTATTCAGGAAGCGCAAGCCATGTTTCGGGAAGATATGAAAGTAGAATTAGGCTTATGA
- a CDS encoding SDR family NAD(P)-dependent oxidoreductase has translation MNIVITGASAGIGFDTALRLSQNPNHRIWAIARSADKLQQLKAQAAHANIETFVFDMRAGNYTTFFEQLSEATQKAGVDVLINNAGNLINKPFEQLTDEDWLSLYEINVLGAVRMVRTLLPLLGQNAQASHVVNIGSMGGFQGSSKFAGLAAYSASKAALANVSECMAEEFKTRNIAVNCLCLGAVQTDMLSKAFPDYEADMSSQKIAEYLAWFAEFGHQFQNGKVIPVSISTP, from the coding sequence ATGAATATTGTTATCACAGGCGCAAGTGCTGGTATCGGCTTCGATACGGCCTTGCGCCTTAGTCAAAACCCGAACCACCGCATTTGGGCGATAGCCCGCAGTGCCGACAAACTCCAACAACTAAAAGCCCAAGCCGCACATGCGAACATCGAAACTTTTGTTTTCGATATGCGTGCGGGGAATTATACTACTTTTTTTGAGCAACTTTCCGAAGCTACTCAAAAAGCGGGTGTAGATGTACTGATCAATAATGCGGGCAACCTGATTAACAAACCTTTTGAGCAACTCACTGACGAAGATTGGCTTTCGCTCTATGAAATAAATGTGTTGGGAGCTGTGCGCATGGTGCGTACTTTGTTGCCGCTGCTGGGGCAAAATGCGCAGGCTTCGCACGTGGTGAATATTGGCAGTATGGGCGGGTTTCAGGGGAGTAGCAAGTTTGCAGGCTTGGCGGCGTACAGTGCCAGTAAAGCGGCTTTGGCCAACGTGTCCGAATGTATGGCCGAAGAGTTCAAAACCCGAAATATTGCCGTGAATTGCTTGTGTTTGGGAGCTGTACAGACGGATATGCTTTCTAAGGCTTTTCCTGATTATGAGGCTGATATGAGTAGCCAGAAAATAGCCGAATATTTGGCTTGGTTCGCCGAATTTGGGCATCAATTCCAGAATGGAAAAGTAATACCTGTGAGTATTTCTACACCGTAG